From Pseudomonas poae, the proteins below share one genomic window:
- the cra gene encoding catabolite repressor/activator, with the protein MKLSDIARLAGVSVTTASYVINGKAEQQRISNATVERVRAIVEAHGFTPNPQAAGLRSRHTRTLGFILPDLENPSYARIAKLLEQGARARGYQLLIASSDDEAGSERQLLQLFRARRCDALFVASCLPAGDDSYRELQAKGLPVIAIDRVMEAGQFCSVVSDDRQACQQLTSSLLQPVPKQIVLIGARPELSISQERAAGFREALQGFTGEVLVEHGEAFSRDCGRQLMEQLLQRLGHLPDALVTTSYVLLQGVFDALHDFPLKSRPLRLGTFGDTQLLDFLPLPVNAMAQQHQLIADTALRLALAAIEEEHYQPGVHAIGRTFKQRIHEA; encoded by the coding sequence TTGAAACTCAGTGATATCGCACGTCTCGCCGGTGTGTCCGTGACCACCGCCAGCTACGTCATCAACGGCAAAGCCGAACAGCAACGGATCAGCAACGCCACCGTCGAACGGGTGCGTGCGATCGTCGAGGCCCATGGCTTTACCCCCAACCCCCAGGCAGCCGGGCTGCGCAGTCGGCATACGCGCACCTTGGGTTTCATCCTGCCCGACCTGGAAAACCCCAGTTACGCACGCATCGCCAAGCTGCTGGAGCAAGGCGCCCGCGCCCGTGGCTATCAGTTGCTGATCGCCAGTTCCGACGATGAGGCCGGTAGCGAGCGCCAATTGCTGCAGCTATTCCGCGCCCGCCGTTGCGATGCGCTGTTCGTCGCCAGCTGCCTGCCGGCCGGCGATGACAGCTACCGCGAGTTGCAAGCCAAGGGCCTGCCGGTGATCGCGATTGACCGGGTGATGGAAGCGGGGCAGTTCTGCTCGGTGGTCAGCGACGACCGCCAGGCGTGCCAGCAATTGACCAGCAGCCTGCTGCAACCCGTGCCCAAACAGATCGTGCTGATCGGCGCACGGCCCGAGCTGAGCATCAGCCAGGAACGCGCCGCAGGTTTTCGCGAGGCGCTGCAAGGCTTCACCGGCGAGGTGCTGGTTGAACACGGCGAAGCGTTCAGTCGCGACTGTGGCCGACAGTTGATGGAGCAATTGCTGCAACGCCTGGGGCATTTGCCTGACGCCTTGGTGACCACTTCCTACGTGCTGCTGCAAGGTGTGTTCGATGCGCTGCATGACTTCCCACTGAAGTCGCGGCCGCTGCGCCTGGGCACTTTTGGTGATACTCAGTTGCTGGATTTCCTGCCGCTGCCGGTCAACGCCATGGCCCAGCAACACCAGCTGATCGCCGACACCGCCCTGCGCCTGGCCCTGGCGGCCATTGAAGAGGAACACTATCAACCCGGCGTGCACGCCATCGGGCGGACCTTCAAGCAGCGTATCCACGAGGCCTGA
- a CDS encoding sulfite reductase flavoprotein subunit alpha, translating into MLKKTLFQLHWFFGITAGLVLALMGITGAAVSFQDEILRALNPSVLTVQKREAGVLPPAELVRKLEATEGQTVAMLFVESESGNAARVFFTPPPGERRGQLRYFDPYTGDYMGDVVGQDVFGFLLQFHRFLVMGDTGRNITGACTLILVFFCLSGLYLRWPRQVASWRAWLTLDWRKKGRAFNWDLHSVFGTWCLLAYLLSALTGLYWSYDWYSQGLTKLLSDAPQNERVRKRGPAPEGPAPVANYDAIWSSIYSNAGPGLSAYNIRMPAVAGQPATVYYLLKNSPHDRALNQINLDPASGEVKSHDQYASKSVKAQLLTSIYALHTGSYFGLAGRIILTVTSLLMPLFFITGWLLYLDRRRKKRQVRDARKGLSANHSDAPAWLIGFASQSGFAEQLAWQTAGQLQAAGLPVKVQPLGSVSQEDLRQSQNALFVVSTFGDGEAPDSARGFERSVLGQDLPLKGLNYSVLALGDRQYEHFCGFARRLHFWLTNQGGNPLFAPVEVDSGDSAALLNWQQQLGQLTGQAPAAAWPTAQYEHWTLSQRTLLNRDSSGSDVYLLGLTSASPQRWEAGDLVEVLPRNCPWTIEHFLEGLGLAGSDGVLIDGLPHTLSQALATRQLPDNRAHLVGLHAQALVNALAPLGMREYSIASIAGDGVLELIVRQERHPDGSLGVASGWLTEHAAVGSGISLRLRRNSAFHLPDAPVPLILLGNGTGLAGLRSLLKARIADGQQRNWLLFGERNIAHDFLCQNELQGWLASGDLALLDLAFSRDQEEKIYVQDRLRESADVLRKWLADGAAIYVCGSLQGMASGVDQVLHDVLGSEAVERLIEQGRYRRDVY; encoded by the coding sequence GTGTTGAAGAAAACCCTGTTCCAGTTGCACTGGTTCTTCGGCATTACAGCCGGGCTGGTGCTGGCCTTGATGGGGATAACCGGGGCTGCGGTCTCGTTTCAGGATGAAATACTGCGGGCGCTCAACCCGAGCGTACTGACCGTGCAAAAACGCGAGGCCGGTGTACTGCCGCCCGCCGAGCTGGTGCGCAAGCTCGAAGCCACCGAAGGCCAGACCGTGGCCATGCTGTTCGTGGAAAGTGAAAGCGGCAACGCCGCCCGCGTGTTCTTCACCCCACCGCCCGGTGAGCGCCGCGGCCAGTTGCGCTATTTCGATCCTTACACGGGCGACTACATGGGCGACGTGGTCGGCCAGGACGTCTTCGGGTTCCTGCTGCAATTCCACCGTTTCCTGGTGATGGGTGATACAGGGCGCAACATCACCGGCGCCTGCACGCTGATTCTGGTGTTCTTCTGCCTCTCCGGCCTGTACCTGCGCTGGCCGCGCCAAGTGGCGAGCTGGCGTGCCTGGCTGACGCTGGACTGGCGCAAGAAGGGTCGTGCCTTCAACTGGGACCTGCACTCGGTATTCGGCACGTGGTGCCTGCTGGCGTACCTGCTCTCGGCGCTGACCGGTTTGTATTGGTCCTACGACTGGTACAGCCAGGGCCTGACCAAGCTGCTGTCCGACGCGCCGCAAAATGAACGGGTGCGCAAGCGTGGCCCGGCGCCCGAAGGCCCGGCACCGGTGGCCAACTACGACGCGATCTGGAGCAGCATCTACAGCAACGCAGGCCCAGGCCTGAGTGCCTATAACATCCGCATGCCGGCCGTTGCGGGGCAACCGGCCACCGTCTACTACCTGCTGAAAAACTCGCCGCATGACCGGGCGCTGAACCAGATCAACCTGGACCCGGCCAGCGGCGAGGTCAAATCCCATGACCAATACGCGAGCAAAAGCGTCAAGGCCCAGTTGCTGACCAGCATTTATGCACTGCACACCGGCAGTTATTTCGGCCTGGCGGGGCGGATTATCCTCACCGTGACCTCGCTGCTGATGCCGCTGTTCTTTATCACCGGCTGGCTGCTGTACCTGGACCGTCGCCGCAAAAAACGCCAGGTCCGCGATGCACGCAAGGGGCTCAGTGCCAACCACAGTGATGCGCCGGCCTGGCTGATCGGCTTTGCCAGCCAGAGCGGTTTTGCCGAACAACTGGCCTGGCAGACCGCTGGGCAATTGCAGGCGGCCGGCCTGCCGGTGAAAGTGCAGCCCTTGGGCAGTGTCAGCCAGGAGGACCTGCGCCAGTCGCAAAACGCGTTGTTTGTAGTCAGCACCTTCGGCGACGGCGAAGCCCCCGACAGCGCCCGTGGTTTCGAGCGCAGCGTGCTCGGCCAGGACCTGCCCCTCAAGGGCCTGAACTATTCGGTACTGGCCCTGGGTGATCGTCAGTACGAACACTTCTGCGGCTTTGCCCGGCGCCTGCATTTCTGGCTGACCAACCAGGGCGGCAACCCGCTGTTTGCCCCGGTGGAAGTGGACAGCGGCGACAGCGCGGCGCTGCTGAACTGGCAACAACAGCTGGGCCAACTCACCGGCCAGGCACCGGCGGCGGCATGGCCGACCGCCCAGTATGAGCACTGGACGCTGAGCCAGCGCACCCTGCTCAACCGTGACAGCAGCGGTTCCGATGTGTACCTGCTGGGCCTGACGAGCGCCTCGCCGCAGCGCTGGGAGGCCGGTGACCTGGTGGAAGTCCTGCCGCGCAACTGCCCCTGGACCATCGAGCACTTCCTCGAGGGCCTGGGCCTGGCCGGCAGCGACGGCGTGCTGATCGACGGCCTGCCGCACACCCTCAGCCAGGCCCTGGCGACGCGCCAACTGCCGGACAACCGCGCCCATCTGGTGGGCCTGCACGCCCAGGCGCTGGTGAACGCGCTGGCGCCGTTGGGCATGCGCGAATACTCCATCGCCTCGATTGCCGGTGACGGGGTGCTGGAACTGATCGTGCGCCAGGAACGCCATCCGGACGGCAGCCTCGGCGTGGCCAGCGGCTGGCTGACTGAACACGCGGCCGTGGGTTCGGGCATCAGCCTGCGCCTGCGCCGCAACAGTGCCTTCCACCTGCCGGATGCGCCGGTGCCGTTGATTCTGCTGGGCAATGGCACCGGCCTGGCCGGCCTGCGCAGTTTGCTCAAGGCGCGGATTGCCGATGGCCAGCAGCGCAACTGGCTGTTGTTCGGCGAACGTAATATCGCCCACGATTTCCTCTGCCAGAACGAGCTGCAAGGCTGGCTCGCCAGCGGTGACCTGGCCTTGCTGGACCTGGCGTTTTCCCGCGACCAGGAAGAGAAAATCTACGTGCAGGACCGCCTGCGCGAATCCGCCGATGTGCTGCGTAAATGGCTGGCGGACGGCGCGGCGATTTATGTGTGCGGGAGCTTGCAGGGCATGGCATCGGGGGTGGATCAGGTGCTGCACGATGTGCTGGGCAGCGAAGCGGTGGAGCGCTTGATTGAGCAAGGCCGCTATCGTCGGGATGTGTACTGA
- a CDS encoding PTS fructose-like transporter subunit IIB, translating into MKLAIVTACPNGMVTSVLCARLLDAAAQRQGWSTSVEVVDVQRPERQLSQATLDDAEWVLLVSSTPLDMQRFVGKRVFQSTPAQALADVDAVLRRGAEEAEVYVATEPAAAAKNAPRIVAVTACPTGVAHTFMAAEALQQTAKRLGYDLQVETQGSVGARTPLSPQAIADADVVLLAADIEVATERFAGKKIYRCGTGIALKQSEATLNKALAEGTVESAAGGAVAKKSEKTGVYKHLLTGVSFMLPMVVAGGLLIALSFVFGIHAFEQEGTLAAALKTVGDRAFMLMVPLLAGYIAYSIADRPGIAPGMIGGLLAGTLGAGFIGGIFAGFLAGYCVKLITRAVKLPQSLEALKPILIIPLLASLFTGLAMIYLVGPPVARMLTGLTDFLATMGTTNAVLLGILLGGMMCVDLGGPINKAAYAFSVGLLAASSGAPMAATMAAGMVPPIGMGIATFLARRKFAQTEREAGKAAMILGMCFISEGAIPFAAKDPLRVIPASIAGGALTGALSMYFGCKLAAPHGGLFVLVIPNAMNHALLYLLAIVAGSLLTGVVYALIKRPEAVELAVTSAQA; encoded by the coding sequence ATGAAGTTAGCCATTGTTACCGCCTGCCCGAACGGCATGGTCACCAGTGTGCTGTGCGCCCGCTTGTTGGACGCCGCCGCGCAGCGCCAGGGTTGGAGCACCAGCGTTGAGGTGGTGGATGTACAGCGCCCGGAACGCCAGTTGTCCCAGGCCACACTCGACGACGCCGAATGGGTGTTGCTGGTCAGCAGCACGCCGCTGGACATGCAGCGGTTTGTCGGCAAGCGTGTGTTCCAGAGCACACCGGCCCAGGCGTTGGCGGATGTCGACGCGGTGTTGCGCCGTGGCGCCGAAGAGGCCGAGGTCTATGTCGCGACGGAACCCGCGGCAGCGGCCAAAAACGCCCCGCGTATCGTGGCGGTCACGGCCTGCCCAACCGGCGTAGCGCACACCTTTATGGCGGCCGAAGCCTTGCAACAGACGGCCAAACGCCTGGGTTACGACTTGCAGGTCGAGACCCAAGGCTCGGTGGGCGCCCGCACGCCGTTGAGCCCACAAGCGATTGCCGATGCCGATGTAGTACTGCTGGCGGCGGATATCGAAGTGGCCACCGAGCGTTTTGCCGGCAAGAAGATTTACCGCTGCGGCACCGGTATTGCCCTCAAACAGTCCGAAGCGACCCTCAACAAGGCCCTGGCCGAAGGCACAGTGGAAAGTGCCGCCGGCGGTGCGGTGGCCAAGAAGTCGGAAAAAACCGGCGTCTACAAACACCTGCTCACCGGCGTGTCGTTCATGTTGCCGATGGTGGTGGCGGGCGGCTTGCTGATTGCGTTGTCCTTCGTGTTCGGCATTCACGCGTTTGAACAGGAAGGCACCCTGGCCGCCGCCCTGAAAACCGTCGGCGACCGGGCCTTTATGCTGATGGTGCCGTTGCTGGCGGGCTACATCGCCTACTCGATTGCCGACCGCCCAGGCATTGCGCCCGGCATGATCGGCGGCCTGTTGGCGGGCACCTTGGGCGCGGGTTTTATCGGCGGGATCTTTGCCGGTTTCCTCGCCGGTTACTGCGTCAAGCTGATCACCCGAGCAGTGAAGCTGCCGCAGAGCCTGGAAGCGCTCAAGCCGATTCTGATCATCCCGTTGCTGGCGAGCCTGTTCACCGGCCTGGCGATGATCTACCTGGTGGGCCCGCCGGTGGCGCGCATGCTCACTGGCCTTACCGACTTCCTCGCCACCATGGGCACCACCAACGCGGTGCTGCTGGGCATCCTGCTGGGCGGCATGATGTGTGTCGACCTGGGCGGGCCGATCAACAAGGCGGCGTACGCGTTTTCGGTCGGTTTGCTGGCGGCGTCGAGCGGCGCACCGATGGCGGCGACCATGGCCGCCGGCATGGTGCCGCCGATCGGCATGGGCATCGCTACGTTCCTGGCGCGACGCAAATTCGCCCAGACTGAACGCGAGGCCGGCAAGGCGGCGATGATTCTGGGGATGTGCTTTATCTCCGAGGGCGCGATTCCGTTCGCCGCCAAGGACCCGTTGCGCGTGATCCCTGCCAGCATCGCCGGTGGCGCGCTGACCGGCGCGCTGTCGATGTATTTCGGCTGCAAACTCGCCGCGCCCCACGGCGGCCTGTTTGTACTGGTGATCCCGAATGCGATGAACCATGCGCTGCTGTACTTGCTGGCGATTGTCGCCGGCAGCCTGCTGACCGGTGTGGTGTACGCGCTGATCAAACGTCCGGAAGCAGTCGAGTTGGCGGTCACCTCGGCCCAAGCCTGA
- the pfkB gene encoding 1-phosphofructokinase, whose protein sequence is MAKILTLTLNPALDLTVRLAQLEPGEVNRSEAMLTHAAGKGVNVAQVLADLGHQVTVGGFLGEDNPQAFEALIARRGFADAFIRVPGETRSNIKIAEQNGRVTDVNAPGPLVSVHAQQALLDQLARIAPGHDAVVVAGSLPRGVSAQWFEGVLALLKNLGLKVALDTSGEALRAGLKAGPWLVKPNTEELAEALDNASDAVSQLHQQGVEHVVVSDGAAGVSWYSSGATLHATPPKVTVASTVGAGDSLLAGMLHGLLNGDTPEQTLRRATAIAAMAVTQIGFGISDDAQLARLESGVHVRTLTEQ, encoded by the coding sequence ATGGCGAAGATTTTGACCCTGACGCTGAACCCGGCGTTGGACCTGACAGTACGCCTGGCACAGCTGGAACCCGGTGAAGTCAATCGCAGCGAAGCGATGCTGACCCACGCGGCGGGCAAGGGCGTGAATGTGGCCCAGGTGCTGGCCGACCTGGGCCATCAAGTGACCGTGGGCGGCTTTCTCGGCGAGGACAACCCGCAGGCGTTCGAGGCGCTGATCGCTCGCCGTGGGTTTGCCGATGCGTTTATCCGCGTGCCCGGTGAAACCCGCAGCAATATCAAAATTGCCGAGCAGAACGGTCGCGTCACCGATGTGAATGCGCCGGGGCCGCTGGTCAGCGTTCACGCGCAGCAAGCGTTGCTCGATCAACTGGCGCGCATTGCGCCCGGTCACGATGCAGTGGTGGTGGCCGGCAGCCTGCCACGGGGTGTCAGCGCGCAGTGGTTTGAAGGTGTGCTGGCGCTGCTGAAAAACCTCGGTTTGAAAGTCGCCCTGGACACCAGCGGCGAGGCGTTGCGCGCCGGTCTGAAGGCCGGCCCGTGGTTGGTCAAACCCAATACTGAAGAGTTGGCCGAAGCCCTGGATAACGCCAGTGATGCCGTTAGCCAACTGCACCAGCAGGGTGTGGAACATGTGGTGGTGTCCGACGGTGCCGCCGGCGTGAGCTGGTACAGCTCAGGGGCAACGCTGCATGCCACACCGCCCAAGGTCACGGTGGCCAGTACCGTCGGTGCCGGCGATTCGCTGCTGGCCGGGATGCTGCACGGGTTGCTCAATGGCGATACGCCGGAGCAGACCCTGCGCCGCGCCACTGCGATTGCCGCGATGGCCGTCACGCAGATCGGTTTTGGCATCAGCGATGACGCGCAATTGGCGCGCCTCGAAAGCGGCGTCCATGTACGCACGCTGACAGAACAATAA
- a CDS encoding alkaline phosphatase D family protein, translating into MSHFDLGRRRVMQAVGAGLLLPGLAPAVIASVKDRPQLTDGVQSGDLLGDRAMIWSRSDRPAKMVVEWDTRSVFSNPRKFVSPLADSRTDFTARVELTGLPVDQAIFYRVHFEDAQTGVASEPWFGHLRSVPQQRRDLRFVWSGDTVGQGFGINPDIGGMRIYEAMRLRLPDFFIHSGDTIYADGPVPAQLATEGGRVWRNITTEAKSKVAETLDEYRGNYRYNLLDENVRRFNAEVPQIWQWDDHEVVNNWSPSKQLDERYRTKDINTLVGRARQAWLEYSPMRRQNADGGGRIYRKLSYGPLLDVFVLDMRSYRGPNDDNLGAEKPFLGREQLDWLKRELKGSQAQWKVIAADMPIGLGVPDGEVSPGVPRWEAIANNDPGPAQGRELEIAELLGYLRAQQVRNHVWLTADVHYCAAHHYHPDRAAFQDFEPFWEFVAGPLNAGSFGPNPLDKTFGPQVVFEKAPPAQNTSPFAGFQFFGEVQIDGQTAELTVTLRDLDGVSVFEQKLQPV; encoded by the coding sequence ATGAGCCACTTCGACCTCGGCCGCCGCCGCGTGATGCAAGCCGTCGGCGCCGGCCTGTTGCTGCCGGGCCTGGCGCCGGCCGTGATCGCTTCGGTCAAGGACCGTCCGCAACTGACCGATGGCGTGCAGTCCGGCGACCTGCTGGGCGACCGCGCCATGATCTGGAGCCGCAGCGACCGCCCCGCGAAGATGGTGGTGGAGTGGGACACCCGCAGCGTGTTCAGCAACCCGCGCAAATTCGTCTCGCCGCTGGCCGACAGCCGCACTGATTTTACCGCCCGCGTCGAACTCACCGGCCTGCCCGTCGACCAGGCGATTTTCTACCGCGTGCACTTTGAAGACGCCCAGACCGGCGTTGCCAGCGAGCCCTGGTTCGGCCACTTGCGCAGCGTGCCGCAACAGCGTCGCGACCTCCGTTTTGTGTGGAGCGGCGACACCGTGGGGCAGGGCTTCGGCATCAACCCGGACATCGGCGGCATGCGCATTTACGAAGCCATGCGCCTGCGCCTGCCTGACTTTTTTATCCACAGCGGCGACACCATCTACGCCGACGGCCCGGTGCCCGCGCAACTGGCCACCGAAGGCGGGCGCGTCTGGCGCAATATCACCACCGAAGCCAAGAGCAAAGTCGCCGAAACCCTGGATGAGTATCGCGGCAATTACCGCTACAACTTGCTGGATGAAAACGTGCGGCGCTTCAATGCCGAAGTGCCGCAGATCTGGCAGTGGGATGACCACGAGGTGGTGAATAACTGGTCGCCGAGCAAGCAACTTGACGAGCGCTACCGGACCAAGGACATCAACACCCTGGTGGGCCGCGCACGCCAGGCCTGGCTGGAATATTCGCCGATGCGTCGGCAGAACGCCGACGGCGGCGGGCGCATTTACCGCAAGCTCAGCTATGGCCCGTTGCTGGACGTGTTTGTGCTGGATATGCGCAGCTATCGCGGCCCCAATGACGACAACCTGGGGGCGGAAAAACCCTTCCTCGGCCGCGAGCAATTGGACTGGCTCAAGCGCGAGTTGAAGGGCTCCCAGGCCCAGTGGAAGGTGATCGCCGCCGACATGCCGATCGGCCTCGGCGTGCCCGACGGTGAAGTCAGCCCCGGCGTGCCACGCTGGGAAGCCATCGCCAACAATGACCCGGGCCCGGCGCAAGGCCGCGAGCTGGAAATCGCTGAGCTGCTGGGGTACCTGCGGGCGCAACAGGTGCGCAACCATGTGTGGCTGACGGCGGATGTGCACTACTGCGCGGCGCATCACTACCATCCGGATCGCGCTGCATTCCAGGATTTCGAACCGTTCTGGGAGTTTGTCGCCGGGCCGTTGAATGCCGGGAGTTTCGGGCCTAACCCGCTGGATAAAACCTTCGGCCCGCAGGTGGTGTTCGAGAAGGCCCCGCCCGCGCAAAACACTTCGCCGTTTGCCGGGTTTCAGTTTTTTGGCGAGGTGCAAATTGATGGGCAGACGGCGGAGTTGACCGTTACCTTGCGCGACCTGGATGGGGTTTCAGTCTTCGAGCAAAAGCTGCAACCGGTCTGA
- the ptsP gene encoding phosphoenolpyruvate--protein phosphotransferase, giving the protein MLELTVEQISMGQTAVDKSAALHLLADKLVADGLVAEGYLSGLQAREAQGSTFLGQGIAIPHGTPETRDQVFSTGVRLLQFPEGVDWGDGQIVYLAIGIAAKSDEHLRLLQLLTRALGETDLGQALRRAGSAEALLKLLQGAPQELALDAQMISLGVSADDFEELVWRGARLLRQADCVSNGFAAVLQQVDALPLGDGLWWLHSEQTVKRPGLAFVTPDKPMRYLGQPLNGLFCLASLGEAHQTLLERLCALLIEGRGQELGRATSSRAVLEVLGGELPPDWPSARITLANAHGLHARPAKILAQLAKSFEGDIRVRIVDGPVGAVSVKSLSKLLSLGARRGQVLEFVAEPAIAGDALPALLAAVEEGLGEEVEALPTVSAQAATLDIEPVVSAPQAGSQVQAIAAAPGIAIGPAHIQVQHVFDYPLRGESSAIERQRLQNALAEVRRDIQGLIERSQAKAIREIFITHQEMLDDPELTDEVDTRLKQGESAEAAWMSVIEAAAKQQESLQDALLAERAADLRDIGRRVLAQLCGLETAQEPSEPYILVMDEVGPSDVARLDPARVAGILTARGGATAHSAIVARALGIPALVGAGAAVLLLAAGTPLLLDGQRGRLHVDPDAATLQRATVERDTREQRLQAAAAQRHEPALTRDGHAVEVFANIGESAGVAGAVEQGAEGIGLLRTELIFMAHPQAPDEATQEAEYRRVLDGLGGRPLVVRTLDVGGDKPLPYWPIAQEENPFLGVRGIRLTLQRPQIMEAQLRALLRSADNRPLRIMFPMVGSVDEWRAARDMTERLRLEIPVADLQLGIMIEVPSAALLAPVLAKEVDFFSVGTNDLTQYTLAIDRGHPTLSAQADGLHPAVLQLIDITVRAAHAHGKWVGVCGELAADPLAVPVLIGLGVDELSVSARSIPEVKARVREFSLSEAQGLAQKALAVGSPADVRALVEAV; this is encoded by the coding sequence ATGCTTGAGCTCACTGTAGAGCAGATTTCCATGGGCCAGACGGCTGTGGACAAATCTGCTGCCTTGCACCTGCTCGCTGACAAACTGGTGGCCGACGGCCTGGTCGCCGAGGGATACCTCAGCGGCTTGCAAGCCCGTGAAGCTCAGGGCTCGACCTTTCTCGGGCAAGGTATTGCGATCCCCCACGGCACCCCCGAAACCCGCGACCAGGTGTTTTCCACCGGCGTGCGCCTGCTGCAGTTTCCCGAAGGGGTGGACTGGGGCGACGGCCAGATTGTCTACCTGGCCATCGGCATTGCCGCCAAATCCGACGAACACCTGCGCCTGTTGCAGCTGCTGACCCGCGCCCTCGGTGAAACCGACCTGGGCCAGGCACTGCGCCGTGCCGGCAGCGCCGAAGCCTTGCTGAAACTGCTGCAAGGCGCGCCGCAGGAGCTGGCACTGGACGCACAGATGATCAGCCTGGGCGTGTCCGCCGATGACTTCGAAGAATTGGTATGGCGCGGCGCTCGTTTGCTGCGCCAGGCCGATTGTGTCAGCAATGGTTTCGCTGCTGTGTTGCAGCAGGTGGACGCGCTGCCCCTGGGCGATGGCCTGTGGTGGCTGCACAGCGAACAGACCGTCAAGCGCCCGGGCCTGGCCTTTGTCACCCCGGACAAACCCATGCGCTACCTCGGCCAGCCGCTCAACGGCCTGTTTTGCCTGGCCAGCCTCGGCGAAGCGCATCAAACACTATTGGAGCGCCTGTGTGCGCTGCTGATCGAAGGTCGCGGCCAGGAGTTGGGTCGCGCCACCAGCAGCCGTGCGGTGCTCGAAGTGCTCGGCGGCGAACTGCCGCCGGACTGGCCCAGCGCACGCATCACCCTGGCCAATGCCCATGGCCTGCATGCACGGCCGGCGAAAATTCTTGCGCAACTGGCGAAAAGTTTTGAGGGCGACATCCGCGTGCGCATCGTCGATGGCCCGGTGGGTGCCGTGTCGGTAAAAAGCCTGAGCAAACTGCTGAGCCTCGGCGCCCGGCGTGGCCAGGTGCTGGAGTTTGTCGCAGAACCGGCGATTGCCGGCGATGCGCTGCCGGCCCTGTTGGCGGCGGTCGAAGAGGGCCTTGGCGAAGAGGTCGAGGCATTGCCGACGGTGAGTGCCCAGGCCGCCACCCTCGATATCGAACCCGTGGTCAGCGCACCGCAGGCCGGCAGCCAGGTCCAAGCGATTGCCGCCGCGCCCGGCATCGCCATCGGCCCTGCGCATATTCAGGTTCAGCACGTGTTTGATTACCCGTTGCGTGGCGAGTCCTCCGCGATTGAGCGCCAGCGCCTGCAGAACGCGCTGGCCGAGGTCCGCCGCGACATCCAGGGCCTGATCGAACGCAGCCAGGCCAAGGCCATCCGCGAGATTTTCATCACCCACCAGGAGATGCTCGACGACCCGGAACTCACCGACGAAGTCGACACCCGTCTCAAGCAAGGCGAAAGCGCCGAAGCGGCGTGGATGAGTGTGATCGAAGCCGCCGCCAAACAGCAGGAGTCGCTGCAGGACGCCTTGCTCGCCGAGCGCGCCGCCGACTTGCGCGACATTGGCCGCCGCGTGCTGGCGCAACTGTGTGGCCTCGAAACCGCCCAGGAGCCGAGCGAACCTTACATCCTGGTGATGGATGAAGTCGGCCCGTCCGACGTGGCGCGCCTGGACCCGGCGCGGGTGGCCGGCATCCTCACTGCCCGTGGCGGCGCCACGGCCCACAGTGCCATTGTGGCCCGCGCCCTCGGCATTCCGGCGCTGGTCGGCGCAGGTGCAGCGGTGCTGCTGCTGGCCGCCGGCACGCCGTTGTTGCTCGATGGGCAACGCGGCCGTCTGCACGTGGACCCCGACGCCGCCACCCTGCAACGCGCCACCGTCGAGCGCGACACCCGTGAACAGCGCCTGCAAGCCGCTGCGGCCCAGCGCCATGAGCCGGCCCTGACCCGCGACGGCCACGCCGTGGAAGTGTTCGCCAATATCGGCGAAAGCGCCGGTGTGGCCGGCGCGGTGGAGCAGGGCGCCGAAGGCATTGGTTTGCTGCGCACCGAACTGATTTTCATGGCGCACCCGCAAGCGCCCGACGAAGCCACCCAGGAAGCCGAATACCGCCGTGTGCTCGACGGCCTCGGGGGACGCCCGCTGGTGGTGCGCACCCTGGATGTGGGCGGCGACAAACCGTTGCCCTATTGGCCGATCGCCCAGGAAGAAAACCCGTTCCTCGGCGTGCGCGGCATTCGTTTGACCTTGCAGCGCCCGCAGATCATGGAAGCCCAGCTGCGTGCGTTGCTGCGTTCGGCGGACAACCGCCCGCTGCGCATCATGTTCCCGATGGTCGGCAGCGTGGATGAATGGCGCGCCGCCCGCGACATGACCGAGCGCCTGCGCCTGGAAATCCCGGTGGCGGACCTGCAACTGGGGATCATGATCGAAGTTCCGTCGGCAGCCTTGCTCGCGCCGGTGCTGGCCAAGGAAGTCGACTTTTTCAGCGTCGGCACCAACGACCTGACCCAATACACCCTGGCCATCGACCGTGGCCACCCGACCTTGTCGGCCCAGGCCGATGGCCTGCACCCGGCGGTGTTGCAACTGATCGACATCACCGTGCGCGCCGCCCATGCTCATGGCAAATGGGTGGGCGTGTGCGGCGAGTTGGCGGCGGACCCGCTGGCGGTGCCGGTGCTGATCGGCCTGGGGGTGGACGAGTTGAGCGTGTCGGCCCGCAGCATTCCCGAAGTGAAGGCGCGGGTACGTGAATTCAGTCTGAGCGAGGCCCAGGGCCTGGCGCAAAAAGCACTGGCGGTGGGTTCGCCCGCCGACGTGCGTGCCCTTGTGGAGGCCGTGTAA